Within Urocitellus parryii isolate mUroPar1 chromosome 10, mUroPar1.hap1, whole genome shotgun sequence, the genomic segment CACAGTCTCTGTGACCTTAAGGGACTTTATTGTCTGAATGTGATAAATCCCAACATAGGAGACATTTGGCAGAGGAGAGGCAGTTGGTGGAAAGAGAACCCTGCATTAGAGTTTTGAATTTAGGCTCTGAATTttgaaaaagatgaaatatttgtgtCCTTAGACAGGCCTTGTATCTACGCAGTGGTGGTGACAGTTTTCCTGGTTTCCTCTCTTACGCTGGAGTGTTGTGATGACAATCATCTGAGACAACCGTGAGCCACTTTATGTATTGTAAAGCCTGGTACACAAGAAGGCCGTTTGCTCTTTCTGGTAGCCTCACCTTTTTAATCCCTCTGGGCCTACTTcaaacatttccttttctctgcagACTTTCCCAGTTGTTTCAGGCAAATGAAAGAACAGGTGTCCTCACAGAACCCCACAGAACTCCCATCATAACATACAGCACCCTGCTGCCTGGAGTCAGGTTGCACCTGTTATCATTTGACAGATTCATCCGCAAAGCACACCAGCCCAGACTCCGTGATTCAAAACCACAATCACATATTCTCTCTCAGGAACCAGGACATTTGTGCTGTACACAGTGGACTTGCGGGGCCACTCTGCTGCACGAATCTCTCACCTTCCCTTGAGATCAGCAGTTGGCCAGATCACTTTCTTCTCATGGTGATGTCACAAATGCTGGATGCAAAGCTCTTGAGAAAGGGTTTGGTCTGGATGTTGTCATGTCTGTTCACATGGTACCACGGTCCAAGCCAGAATCAAGTTGCTGAGAAGCACCCTGCTCCACAAAGAGGCCATGGCAAGGACCGGGTGCTGGGGGAAGAGCTGGGACTCAGTCTTGGACATGGGTTCATCTGCCCTATTAAATTAGGAGCCCCTTACTGGGGAGGTGGGATGCAGAAACAAAGACTGCTTCTGCACCATCTGCCCCTGTGCCAGGAGGGGCTGCCAGGTGCTAGATATTTCACTGACGTTTGCTGAAGTCCAAAGGATTTTTCCAACTCTTTTCTTTATAGCAGAGGTTGGCAAATTATGGCTGGTGGGGGCAAGTCTGGTCCTGTTTGGGTGGGGCTAGCAAGCCAAACATGTAAGTggttgcaaaaagaaaacaaataaaagagaataatagtaatatgaataatatttaatattggaATTTCAGCATCCATAGAGAAAGTTTGGTTGGAGTCCATCCACACCCATTCCTTTGTCTATTCTTTTGTTGCTTTAGATGGGTAACAGCACAGTTGGAACTGGAGTTGCCTTAGAGACCATATGTCCCCCAGAGCcgaaaatatttactctctagGCTTTTACTGAGAATGTCTGCCACCCCCTGCTTTACAGgatacagaaagagagagagtccTGGGGAGGTGGATATAGCACCCAGGTCTACAGTTGTCACCTGGATTATCCCTGTGTTTATTGGGGGttaatattttccctttcctctttagTAATTGGCAGCCTGGGACGCTCATGCACCACTGACTAGGAGGCATTCCCTGCTGAGAGCTTCATGACCCAGCGGTGCGGGGCCCAGTGAAGCCACCGTGGTGTCCAGCATGGCCGCGCTACTACTGGGCGCGGTGCTGCTGGTGACACAGCCGCAGCTGGTGCCTTCCCGCCCTGCGGCCTCCGGGATGGAGCCCAATCAGCAGGAGCTCCTGCGGAAAGCAGGCACCCTCCGGGATGACATGCAAGACAGCGGGGCCACCAACGGCTCTGCCCAGCAGCTGCCGCAGACCATCATCATCGGAGTGCGCAAGGGCGGCACCCGCGCACTGCTGGAGATGCTCAGCCTGCACCCCGACGTGGCAGCCGCAGAGAACGAGGTGCACTTCTTCGACTGGGAGGAGCATTACAGCCACGGCCTGGGCTGGTACCTCAGCCAGATGCCCTTCTCCTCCCCGCACCAGCTCACGGTGGAAAAGACCCCCGCCTACTTCACGTCGCCCAAAGTGCCTGAGAGAGTCCACAGCATGAACCCTTCCATCCGGCTGCTGCTCATCCTGCGAGACCCGTCGGAGCGCGTGCTGTCAGACTACACCCAAGTGTTCTACAACCACATGCAGAAGCGCAAGCCCTACCCGTCCATCGAGGAGTTCCTGCTGCGGGACGGCCGGCTCAACGTGGACTACAAGGCGCTCAACCGCAGCCTCTACCACGTGCACATGCAGAACTGGCTGCGCTTCTTCCCGCTGCGCCACATCCACATCGTGGACGGCGACCGCCTCATCAGGAACCCCTTCCCCGAGATCCAGAAGGTCGAGAGGTTCCTGAAGCTGTCGCCCCAGATCAACGCCTCGAACTTCTACTTTAACAAAACCAAGGGCTTTTACTGTCTGAGGGACAGTGGCCGGGACCGCTGCTTACATGAGTCCAAAGGCCGGGCTCACCCCCAGGTCGACCCCAAACTACTCAACAAACTGCACGAATATTTCCACGAGCCAAATAAGAAATTCTTCGAGCTGGTGGGCAGGACATTTGACTGGCACTGATTGGCAGTAAGCTAGGCTCAGAGCCTTTCCAATTGTAACTTCTGGTTGTACATCTAGAGggaaaaagagttttaaaagggCATTTAAgctataatttatttgtaaaaatccaTAAATTACTTCTGTACAGTATTAGATTCACAATTGCCATATATACTAGTTATATTTTTCTACTTGTTAAATGGAGGgcattttgtattgtttttcatgGTTGTTAACATTGTGTAATATGTCTCTATATGAAGGAACTAAActatttcactgaaaaaaaaaatagatttttctggAAATGATGTCTTTTCTTGAATATAATTAACTTGCCCCCAACTCAGAAGAGTTATCTGTGTTGCATTCATTGCAGAATCTATATTCTTCTgttacttgggaaaaaaaaaatgtcttcatggCTATTATggtcctctttccctcctctcctttctgtttggttcttttaatttttaatgtttcactGTGGTcatcagctttatttttttttcctacttgcaTTGTAAGATGTATCTTCATTGAGATTCCCTATTATTTTTGGAGTTGGCACTTTTACCCACTCCCAACATCAGCCTGAATGTGAATTTTAACCCTATGTACAAAGTGGATAAGGTGATATTAAGGATGGAGAAGCAGGGAATAACTGGCAAGAAGATCCCTATCATCCAGCTTTGCCTCAAAGGGTGTTTGCACATATTTCTGATCTCATCATTGGGCAAAACCTACAATAAACAGGATTAAATCCTTGGCTTTCAAAATGGTCTTGGGGCTGTGTACTTGGCCCCGGGTGACAACTGACCTCCAGAAAGCTACttggaatagaaaacaaaattgtcaAATCTGTGTCTGTCtccattctgtagattctgtGAAAATCTGACTAAAGGTATAGTCTTTGCCTtatctatttcctaaaatatcaaTTTGCAGTTATGAACATGTATCCCACACTCACTGAGACCTAAATATGGGTATGTTCTAAAATCACCTCCAGATATGGAGTTCTGAatgtgaaagaaattttaaaccaCCATGGGTTGAAGTTGAGAAGTGAAAGAGTACATTTTGGGGGACAGACATGAGGAAGCCCCTGCACCTGCTTCCAGAGTGAGTTTCACTTCTGTCCCCTGAATAGGCATGCTGCTGGGGTGGGGAGCCTGCTAAGACCCTTAGATTTCTCATGCCCTCCTCAATCAGCCAGATTTTTACAATTAAATaggttgaataatttttttatgaatttggAAACATATTCATTagatgaagagagaaaagacaagCAAAATAAATCCCTTTCTGGGACATGGTTTATtcttaaggaaaagaagaaaaataggcatTATTAATCAATCACTATACCCAAAACTCAGAGAATCTTCCCAAAGTACCTTCAATATGAGGGAATTATTATGGCAAGTTCAAAAGGAGGGAATAGTCTCAAGAACATGAGGAATGTGGCCAGGGTCACATTGATTATAAGCCAGGGCTTGGAGTTCAGTTACAGCTAAAGTATAGgttgtttatttatgtatgtatttattaataCCTACTGTTTATAAGCTCAAGAGGAAAAGCTCAGATTCAGAGGTGGTTAGCTCTTCCTGACTtgacctgacattttttttttttttctggtgccaaAAGCCTTCCGCCCTGAGAGGTGTGCCCCTGCTAGAGGAAGGGCAAGAAGGAGCCTGCATTTTTCTCAGCAGCCTTATCGGGGAAGTGAGTCATCCTGGTTGTGTTTCAGCAGCTCCTGCCTGACCTGACCTTAGCATGGCCCATGCTCCACCCCAGGCCGTGCACAGGCTGCAGAAAGAGAGCCTTCCTCTTCAGAACCCATTAAGGCTGCCATTAAAATACCATCTCCCCAGAGGGAATAATAGGAATATTTGTAGCAGAACTTCCCATGGACTTGTATGAGGCAATACCCAGAGTACTTTCCTCTGTAACACATTGATGGATTTTGCTTTGATCACATTCATTTAAGAACTAAAGAAATGAGTGGGCCAAAAAAGGTGAAATCAAGCTCCCAAGGCTATCCAGGACAGTAGTGACTGGGAGAAAACTCTCCCCTGAGAATCTCTGATTCTGAAGAGGATGGTCTTTGCACACCACCCACAGATACCCATTTCCTAGGGAGGATGGTGTGATTGAAGCCTGGACTGTCACAGCCAGGAATAGAAGAAGACAGAACCACAACTAGGGACATGAACAAGCTGCTGGACCTGGCGTAGTGGAAAGCAGGAGTGACCCAGTGTAAAGTGGTGAAACTTCTGGCCTGGAGGTAGAGTCTTAACTAAGAGACTGTTCGAGCATGTCTATCTATCATGAGCAAAGGGTGGAGGTTCCCAGTAGCAGTTCTATCCACTTTTGATTCAACCTGCTAATCATGGGGAAGGAACAGGAATAAGAAACTCAAACTTCAGACCCCAGGTGTTTCGATCTCATATGAGCACTGTCACATTCAGAGGATACCACAGTAGACCCAGGCCTATTCTGGTAGGTCCAAAATGCAAAGTCTCAGAAGCCAAATGACATTTGGTTCCTCCTGAGCCTGCCTAATATCAATTCTGTTAACAGAGCCAGTTGCCAACTGGAGGGAGTGAGGTTCCTGCCTCTACCAAAGCCCATGGGCAGTCTGGAGGCTTTCATGAAAGCTCCTTCCAGAGACCAGCTTAACAAAGGCTTAGCTCGGGATTGGAAAGATACATGGCACTTGTGCTCCTGGCTCAGGACAGTGCTTGCCCCATCCTTCCTCCAGGAATCAGAGACTGCTGCAATTCTGTTAGCACCGCTCTCAGGCTGCAAATTGGCTAGTTTGGGGAAAAGAGATGTGGCATTGCGCACAGCTGCCTCCGCTATCCTGTAGACTGTTGTCCGCTGAAAGGAGGTGAGGGCAGCACAGGCCTGTTGCCTCTGGGGTGGGGTCAGAGGTCACCACcactcattaaaattttatttttcttttgagccCCTATTATGAACCAAGCGTGGATATAAAAAAGAAGCATAACAGAATTAATTGTCACTAACTATTTAGGGTTTTATCAAGAGGAAAAGGAAGCCAGGAGGGCAAGAAAAATGTCACTGAGCTGTGTACAGACAGGGCAGTGCAATGCGCACATGATAATTCAGCCACATCCCTGGAAGGAATCAACGAGCCCCATTAAAACAGGGGAGTAAGCAGAGCTATAAGAAAAGGTCCTGCCTGCAAATCATGTTTCTAGAAGGAAAGGAATATTGCCTGCTCCAAGGAAAGACGGGTCCAGTGATGGGACATGTGGGCGTGGAGGATCACAGAGGTGAGACATGGCAGGTACTGCTCCACCAGTGCTTCTCAGAAATAGTAAGAAATGAAGAATGTCCCCAAAGGGCACATGGTAGAGCTATGACCTAGAGTTACTCGTGGGCCTCGAAGCCCCTGCCCTTTTATAGGAAGGTTTTGGGGAGGAATGTCTGTGGGGTCAGAAAGATGGAAAGCAATGTTGTCATCTGAACTGGATTTGGGGATAAGGACAGCTTGAGGAATCAACAGTGGGGAGAGGAAAAGGTGGGAGGGTGCAGGGAGAGGCTTATCCAGCGGGCATGCCAAGTGGGAATGCGTTGTATCCCCTGAGCAGCCACTACCTATCAGGCACTTGTGGCCTCAACAGCTGCTTTCCAAAGGCTGAGGTGTTGGAAGATTATTTATCATGCACCCGTGTATCTTTGGCTCCTGTGCAGGTGTGTTGCATAAAAATAACTATCATTTATTACACACCTGCTATGTACTTGGTATTTTAAATGTGTTGCTCCTAACTCACATAACACCTCTGATGAGTAGGATATGGTGCACtaattttacagaggagaaaagtcAAATTCAGACATGGAAGTGTTATggcgagattgcaataaatcaccaagtcAATCTTAGAGCAGGAGACggaaactttattcaccagcCGGGGGTCTGGATCCACCAACTGACAGCCAAGTCTACACCCTTTGACCCCCCTCCTGGGGTCAGAGTATACCTTTTATAGTCCCAAACcatattaatcataagtggctgtcgctatgattcaaaaccataaacaaatctCATGAGATCTAAAACCATAAGCAGAAGAGCGAGTGGGTCAAAACGTCCCTAGTTGAGgccaagttaaagaatggttaccaACATCTAGGCAAACCAGTCTCTGACAGGGTAcactgtccaagaaaaatgggaaccaaagagagaactattttacattgtataagaattgccattttgtgttgccaaacacgCTAAGCTAAGCGACTGTTGATGGGTAGAGAGGCAGGGCTTTCCCAGGGAAGAAGCAGTTTTACGTGATGTGGGGTCTCAGGGTAAGATGGAGTCTGTTTGGTAATGACCAAATCTAGGCCCATGTAGCCTGGCCCACAACAGAAGGGTTTACAGGTGATGACAGGGTCCTTTCTTGTTACCTCTGGAATCTTCTCCAGGGTCCTGGGTCTGTCCGCAGGGCAGGGTTGTCAAGGGAACTGTGGGAATCTGGTATGTGAGACAGACAGATGGGGGTGCCAGGGTTCCCTTTGAGCAAACACTGGCTGTGATTCAGTGCCACAGGGAGCTGATAGAACATGTTCCTGCTAGCAGAAGTTCACTTAGGAGACCTGAGTTTGAGAGAAAGGCCAGAGCAGGCTCCCCAGTGAGCCACAGGAGACAGGAGTCAGACTTAAGGTATCATTCAGTTGAGTGGCTTGACTGAGTAGTTTGATAAACGAAGTAGCCTGGGCTCCTCAGATATCAAGGTCTTGGCTCCATTTCCCCCAATTCCTCGTTtgacaaaggaagagaaaaataatcagaGCCAAAAAGCCAGGTCTTGGTCCTGTGGCCTTAAGCTAATTCTCCATTTTTGTAAAAATGGGTTGATGTTTCATTCTGTTTGGGGAAAAATTCAATGAGAAAAAGATCTGATAAACCATACCTTTGCCACATATgtgatgtggctgagtggttaagagAATTTAGGGACTTTGGGAGACAGATCAAAACTAAttttgaagctgggtgtggtggtgcacgcctataatcctggtggctttggaggctgaggcaggagaatggcgaattcaaagccagtctcagcaaaagcgaggaagGGGAAGCAAgtctgtgagatcctgtctctaaataaaatacaaaataaggctgggggtgtagctcagcgacctagtgcccctgaattcaacccctggtaccctcccccctaCAAAAAAGCTGGTTATGAACAAGTCAGCAGAGATCCCTTTTGCTTTTGTGACCTCCCCGACACTTCACTCTATGACTATAGCTGATCCTGCCCCATTCAGATCCGACTTGCAGGGTAGTGCTCCTATCCTATGTGTAACAGGTTTGGCTACTAATGGCTCATCCCAAGCTATTTTTTAAGGCTGTCCTTTAGTAGGAGCAGCCTTACTTGGAGATGTCTGGAAAATGATGACCCCTCTTCTGGGGGTGGTTTGAGAGTAGGGTCTAACTGGGAGTGTGGGGAGTGCGGTTGGTGCATGAACAGTCTAATCTTGCTTCTGCACAGAAAAACCTGTGCTGAGGATTACAACCCTTTCAATTCAATGAGACAGCATAAAATAAGGCTGTTTTATTGGCTGGCATATAGAAGTATTAAATATAATAGTAGAGGAAATTGTTAACCAATAAGCTGACTATTAAAATAGTATCAATGCATCAATGTCCAATATTGACTTCaacttcatgaaatatttctgaTCCCACAAATACAGATGCCTTGCTCCATCTTGTAATATAGGGTATGGCATCTCTCTCTTCTGGCTATGTACTTCACCTGGAACTAGCACAAGGACTTGTCTTCCTTGGATCGCTACCTCCTGGCACCT encodes:
- the Hs3st1 gene encoding heparan sulfate glucosamine 3-O-sulfotransferase 1, which produces MAALLLGAVLLVTQPQLVPSRPAASGMEPNQQELLRKAGTLRDDMQDSGATNGSAQQLPQTIIIGVRKGGTRALLEMLSLHPDVAAAENEVHFFDWEEHYSHGLGWYLSQMPFSSPHQLTVEKTPAYFTSPKVPERVHSMNPSIRLLLILRDPSERVLSDYTQVFYNHMQKRKPYPSIEEFLLRDGRLNVDYKALNRSLYHVHMQNWLRFFPLRHIHIVDGDRLIRNPFPEIQKVERFLKLSPQINASNFYFNKTKGFYCLRDSGRDRCLHESKGRAHPQVDPKLLNKLHEYFHEPNKKFFELVGRTFDWH